The genomic DNA ACGGTCGGTCACCATCGGCCGACGCCGCTGGCCGCTGCCGGCGAGCACGCCCGCCTACCGGATGGCGCTGCCGGAGTTGCCGCACGGTGTACGGCTCACCGGCGTGCATTTCGAGCCCGGCCTGATGCGGCTGTCGGGGTTACTACAGCAGTGGCGGATGGGGTTCACCCCCCGCCATCTGGAATACCTGCTGGGGTTTTGACCCTCCCGACGGTCGCGGACGACCACCCCTGGCGATCGTCCGCGACCGACCCTGGTCAGGACGGGATGTAGTCGAAGGTGTCCGGGTTGGGTCCGGTGCGTCCGGCCTCACCCTTGTCCAGTGCCGAGATGGCTGCCATCTGGTCGCCGTCGAGTTCGAAGTCGAAGATGGCGAAGTTCTCCTGCATCCGCTTCGGCGTCACCGATTTGGGGAACACCACGTCGCCGCGCTGGACGTGCCAGCGCAGCACCACCTGCGCGGGGGTCTTGCCGGTGGCCTCAGCGATTCCGGTGATCGCGGAGTCGTCGAGGACCTTGCCCTGCGCAATCGGCGACCAGGCCTCGGTGACGATGTTGTGCTGTTGCCCGTAGGCCCGCACCTCGTCGTTGGTCAGGTACGGGTGCACCTCGATCTGGTTGACGGCGGGGACGGTCGACGACCCGGCCGCCAGCTTGTCCAGGTGCGCCGGCTGGAAGTTGGAGACGCCGATGCTCCGCGCCCGGCCGTCGCGGGCGAACTCCTCCAGGACGTTCCACGTCGAGACGAAATCCCCGTCGTACAGCGTGGGCAGCGGCCAGTGGATCAGGAACAGATCAACGTAGTCATAGCCCAGCGCGGCCAGGGTGTCATCGAACGCGCGACGCGCGTCATCGGGTTTGTGGAAGCCGTTGTTGAGCTTGCTGGTGATGAAGACATCGCCGCGGTCCAGTCCGGCCGCCCGGATGCCCTCTCCCACTCCCTTTTCATTGCCGTACATCTCGGCGGTGTCGATGTGGCGGTAACCGATCTCCAGGGCGGTCTTCACCGTTGATGCCGTGTCCTCCGGGGGAACCTGAAACACGCCGAAGCCCAGCTGCGGGATCGTGTTGCCGTTGTTCAGCGTGATCGCCGGGACAGTGCTCATACTCGTAACCTCTTCCTCTCCTGCGACTCTGTGCAGACCCCGGGAGCCATACCCCTTTTCCGGGCGGGTGCAACTCACGAACGAAGATGCTGATCGAAGAACCCCAGAATCCGGGTCCAGGCATCTTCGGCCTCGGGTTCTGAATAGGAGAACCCGGCCGCCCTGGTGACGAGCTGCAGTACCGCCGGGGCGCCCCAATCGTTCATGAAGGAATGCCCGACGTGGGGGTACTCCTTGACGTCGTGATCCACCCCCGCCTCGGTGAGGACCCGTTCCAACGTCGCGGCCACGTTCTTCATCGTCCAGTCACGGGCGCCATAACTCGCCACGATGGGGCAGGAATCCGCCAACACTGCAGTGTCTTTCGGCAGTGGGCCGTAGTTCGGTGCGGCCACGTCGAACACGCCCCGCGGAGCGAGTTGCAGACTGAAGCCACCTCCCATACAGAAGCCGATGACGCCGACCTTGCCGGAGCAGCGCGGGTCGGACGCGAGCGCCTCACGCGCGGCCACCAGGTCGTCGATCGCCGCGCCGGAACCACTGGCCAGTGCACGCAGGGTGCGAACCACACACCCCACCCGGTTGCCGCGCCGGTAGAGTGCGGGTGCCAACGTCAGATGGCCGGCGGCTGCCAGCCGGTCGCAGCTTCGCCTGATGTCATCGGTCACACCGAAGGCGTCCTGGATCACCACCACCCCGGGCCACGGCCCGGACCCAGCGGGCTGTGCCTCATAGGCCGGCAGCGGACCGCGGGGGGTGGGATACGTGATGTCCGCCATGGGGGAATTCTGCACCCCATCGGATGGTTGACAACATCGACGGTGCCGGGCATGCCCCGGGTACCACCCCTTCGTCGCCGCGAGCGACCGTTTGCCGAGAGGCGCACGCCGGCACCGTCCCCACTTTCAGGCGGTGGCCACCTCATCATCGTTGCGGGCCGCCAACGGGGCGATATTGCCGAAACGCATGCACACCGTGGTGCCCTGCGAACCGGCGTCGATGCCGACCTCGTCTGACAGCGCCTCCATCAGCGGAATGCCGCGGCCACGGGTGCGCCGCGGCTCTCGTTCGCTGTCGTCGCGCCAGCTGCCCCGGTCGGTGACCGTGATGGTCAGAATAGATGTCGAGCGGTCGTGCTCGGCACGGATGTCCACGGTGCCGGGCTGGCTGGCGTGCCGGTAGGCGAACTCGGCCACGTTGGCCAGCGCCTCGTTGACCGCCAACACCAGGTCGTTGAGCCGCAGCGCGTCGAGCTCGAAGCCGCGTTTGAGCCAACGCTCCAACTCTTCGCGAACCGTTACCACGCTGACCGCATCGGCCACCACATCAGAGCGGTCGAAAACGTCCGGTTCGGGCACAGCAGAGTCGTTGGTCTTCCTCATGGCAACGTTGGGGCTACCCAGTTCCTGCGCGCCTCACGCATCCAATTTTGCGAGCGCTTCGTCACGGGTCTGGAACAGGTCGACGATGTCGGCGATGCCGACGAGCTTCAGCGGCCTGCTGGTCACAGGGCCGTCGGCCACCACCCCGAATTTCACACCCTCGGGTAGCTGGTCGTGGGCTCCCACCAACACACCCATTCCGGCAGAGGCGAGGAACTCCACATCGGTGAGGTCGACGACCAGCGCAGCGGGTGTCTTGCCCAGCGAGGTCGTGATCGCTTCTTCGAGTTGAGGGGCTGTCAGCATGTCGACGACTCCGGAGACGGACAGCACCGCAACCCGGCCGACCCACTCCTCACCGATGACACACGTCACCGGGCTGGTGGATTCGCTGACGAGCTTTGGCTGTTCGGACAAGGGTTCACCTCACTGTTTGCACTGCACCGGCCTGCCGGAGCGCGTAGGGCTCGCAAGGCTACGTTCTGAACCCGGCAAGGACGTCTGTTGCACTGCAGCTAGGTTATCCCAGAAGATCCGGGCCGCGCCCCTCCCACCGGCGGTAGCCGCTTGTGTCGGTGACCCCAGCGAACCCCGCGCGGCGCGCACCTGGGAATTGTCCAGCCCTGGCATCACTGTTCCGTCACAGTCAGTAATGTCCGGCCCGGTTCCAATTCGATGGGCGCCGGTGAGCGCGCGACTACGATTTTGTCGTGGCACCACGACAGCAGGAGCTCGCGTCGCCGACCGCCGACGCAGACCCGACCACCAGCGACCGCATCCTGGCGGCCACCGCGGAGGTTCTGGCCCGCAACGGTATGACCAAGCTGAGCCTGTCCGAGGTGGCGTTGCAGGCCGGGGTGTCGCGACCCACGCTCTACCGGTGGTTCGCCTCCAAGGAGGCACTGCTGGACGCCTTCGGGCTGTGGGAGCGCCAATTGTTCGAACGCGGGATCGCCGCAGCCACCACCGGCTTGCGGGGCAGCGAGCGTCTGGACGCCGCGCTGCGGTTCATCGTCGAGTACCAGCAGTCCTACTCCGGGGTGCGGATGATCGACATCGAGCCCGGCCATGTCATCAAGCGCATGTCGCACGTCATCCCGATCATGCGGGAGCGCCTCGAGTTGCTGTTGCCCGCGTCGCGTGCTGCGGTGGCGGCGGCGACCGCCACCCGCGTGGCCATCTGCCACTACATGGTGCGCAGCGACGACGATGCCGAGTTCCTGGCCCAGCTGCGCCATGCCGTGGGACTCAAACCGTCCAACGAGGGCTGAGTCAGATCGCGATCTGCTGATCGCCGTCCTGCGGCGACTCGGTGCCCCGCCAGACTCGCACCGCGTGGTCCAGCGGAAGCCCCACCGCGTCACACAGACCGACCACGGTCCCGAAGCTCGGGCTGGGCAGACGGCCCACCTCGATCTTGCGCAGGGTCTCCGGCGAGATGCCCGCCGCGCGGGCAATGACCTCGGGGGCCCGGCCCGACCGTGCGGATCGGATCAGGGCACCGAGACGCTGCCCGGCGCTGATCTGCTCGGGACTCAAGGGCACGCGCACCATCCGGCCAGCATAGCGGTATTGAAATACCGGGGTCTGGTACCGTCGGCGCGGTATAAAAATACCAAGCTTGGAGTAGCGAACAATGATCGAACTCAAGACGGCCACCGAAATCGACAAAATGGCCGTCACCGGGGCCTTCGTGGCCCAGACCCTCGAAACCCTGGGGCAGCGCGCACAACCCGGTGTCAACCTGCTCGACCTGGAGCACCACGCCCGCACCCTGGTCGCCGACCGCGGCGCCGTCTCCTGCTACTGGGATTACGCACCGTCCTTCGGGAGCGGGCCGTTCCACAACGTCATCTGCCTCTCGGTGAACGACGCCGTGCTGCACGGCCTGCCCTGGGACTACACCCTGCGTGACGGCGACGTGCTGACGCTGGACTTCGCCGTCTCGATCGACGGCTGGGTGGCCGACGCTGCCATCACCGTGGCCGTGGGCAACGCTTCGCCCGTCGACATCGCACTCATCGAATCCACCCGCCGGGCCTTGGCGGCCGGCATCGCCGCAGCGGTGCCCGGCGGTCACCTGGGCGACATCTCCGCGGCCATCGGCGCGGTGGCCGCCGCTGAGGGGTACGCCGTCAACACCGATTTCGGGGGCCACGGCCTGGGCCGCACCATGCACGAAGATCCGCACATCCCCAACGTCGGCAAGCGCGGACGGGGGATGCGACTCAAACCCGGGATGACCCTGGCGCTGGAGCCGTGGTGGGCCCGCGGGTCGAACGAGTTGAGCGTCGACCCTGACGGCTGGACGCTGCGGTCGGCCGACGGGTCCATGACCGCCCACACCGAGCACACCATTGCGATCACCGAGGACGGACCCCGCATCCTCACTCTCGCGCCGTAGCGGGCGGCCGAGAAAGCGTATCGAGGCGCCGATCGGCGTCGGTAAACTCAGCGATGTTCGCCGATACCACCACGCTGACAGGGAGAATCACCGTCGATGACACACCCGCAGCCGCCGGGCCTGGCCGTGCACTGCGGTGAACAGACACGCATCATCTCCCCGAGCCAGGGGGAGGTCACCATCGGTCGCGGTCCCGCATCCGCCATCCGGCTGGACCATTCCTGGCTCTCGCGCAGCCACGTCCGGCTCCGCGCCGACGACGACCGCTGGATTGCCGCCGACTGCAGCAGCAACGGTATGTTCGTCGACGGCGAAAAACGCCAATCAGTGGTTGTGACAGCGGGTTTGACGATGCACCTGGGGCGGCCCGACGGACCGGCGGTGCGGTTCTCGTTCGTCGATATCGTCGCCGACGAATCCGAATCCGACGAGGATGCCGATCCGGACATCGCCAGAGCCGGCGCGGCGGTGGCCGCCCGGCGCCGCGAGCTGGACCTGACTCAACGTGGCCTGGCCCGGGACAGGATCATCAACGCCGGCGCTCTGATCTCGTTCGAGAAGGGACGCAGCTGGCCGCACGAGAGCACGCGGACGCGGCTCGAGCAGGTCCTGCAGTGGCCGGCGGGCGCGATAGCCGGGATCCGCGAGGGCGACCCGTCCCCGCCGGTGGGCAGCGGTCCCGACGACACCACCGCCGGGCTTCCCACCACCGTTGCGCCGGCGCTGCTGGCCCAGACCATCCAGCTCGCCCTGGGCGGCGTCGATGTCGCGATCAGCGATCTACCCGATCCGGGCTGCCCGGATTTCCGAGCCAGAGCCGCCGGTGTTCTGGCCGACCTGCGCAACCTCCAAAGAGTCGCCGTCGACGCCGCCCGCAACTCCCCCGGCTCCCCTGCCCTGGCGCTCGCGCTGGGTGGGGTGCGACGGCGGTATCACGACGTGATGGCGCGGGCTGCCGCCGCACCCGACGCGTCCGTGGGTGTACGACTGCACGTCGCGCGAACGCAGGCCAACCTCACCGTCGAGGATGCCGCCCTGGCCGCGGCGGTGCCCGTCAGCGCCATCGAGGCCCTGGAAGAGGAACAGCCGGTACCCGCGCATGTCCGCGACGCAGCAGAGGCCCTGATCGGCCACCTGGACGCAGCGGGAAAGTGAATCCCGGTTATCCGCGACGCTTCTAACTGGGCAAAGGACTCACTTCGTGGGACGTGCCATGCTGTCAGCCCAAAGTGAGCAGAGCCACAGCTTTTGGTTATGGCAGTGACGTGTTGTTAGCGTCCCGGCGCATGTTTGTTCTCGCAACGTTGTTGACATTCGTCAACCAGGTTTCCGGAACTCCGTACGTGGTCGGCGGAGATTCCGCCGCGGGCACCGACTGCTCGGGTCTGGCGTCCTGGGTGTCGAACGTGGCCACCGGCCGACCCGCGTACGGCGACCGGTTCAACACCGGCAACCAGGAACAGGAACTGCTGGCCCGCGGCTTCCGGTACGGCACCGCCCCCGACGCGCTGGTCATCGGCTGGAACGGCGGACACACTGCCGTCACCCTCCCCGACGGCACCCCGGTGTCCAGCGGCGAAGGCGGCGGGGTCCGGATCGGCGGGGGCGGCGCCTATCAGCCGCAGTTCACCAATCACATGTACTTGCCGATGCCTGCCGACCCCGCGCCTCCGGCCGTGGACGTCGGGCCCCCGCCACCCCCGCCACCCCCGCCGGCACCGGTGCCGCCTGCGCCCCCGATGCCGGTCTGACGGCGATGTCTCACGAGCCGGGCAGGGCCAGATTCAGGATGGGGAACGGCCGGCCGTCGGCATCGGTGTCGTGGCGGTCCACGGTCACGAAGCCGAAGCGACGGTAGAACGCGAGCGCCTGCGGATTCTGTTCGTTGACGTCGACCAGCAGCCCGGGGTGGGCGGCGATCGCCTGTTGCAGCAGTACCGCCCCCACTCCTGTCCCCCGGCGCTGCTGATCGACGAACAGCATCTCGAGCTTGCCCCCGGCGATCCCACTGAAACCCACCGCCGTCCCGTCGACAGTGGCAACGGTGAGCTCGACCACCGCGAAATACTGGGCCAGCAGCCTACTTTCGTAGAAATCGATGTCCGCCGCGGTCAGGAAGTCGTGCGTGGCGGTCACGGCACCGCGCCAGATGTGGGCCAGGACAGGCCATTCCGCACTACCCGCACACGGCCGCAACACCACCTCGGTCCGATTCACCCCGGCAAGCCTAGCTGAGTAGCTGTTCACCCAGGGCATTACCCGACGTGCTCACACCGGGCACCCTACTCCGCTCCACTACACCTGCTGGTTGACCGGTCGGCCGGCTTTGCGTCGCTCGGCGGCCGGCGCAATGCTCCCCACAACCCGACACCGATACCGACGACCGCGCCCCCGAGCCCGATGATCTGCTGTCCCCGTTTGAGGTCGTGGTGCACGCTCATGCCGCCCAGGAGGTCGGCCGCATCAGCACCACCGGAGGCCAGGAACCACCCGCGGGTGTCGCGCCCCCGGACGGCCGCCGCCAGCAGTAGCCCACCCACCAGCGCATCGCGGTACCCCATCGACCGCAACAGCAGCCGCGCCGATGGGCCCGGGTCCTCCGGCTCGCCCCAGACGCGGTTGGCGCGCAACGGATCAACGAGAAACGACACCCCCGATGCCAGCCGGATGGCCCCCACCGTCACTGCGGCCCGATCGATCGTCATGGCAGCCACCGTAGAACGCCGCCGCCGTCCAGCGGCCGTTAATGCACCACATCGGGTGCGGCCTGCAGATCGAACGCACGGTGCGGGAGGTCGGTGATGAACATGTGGCCGGGTTGGTGGAAGATCGCCAACTCGGGGCGGGCCTGCGCCACCACCGCCTGCGGTGTCACCCCGCAGGCCCAGAACACCGGCACGGAGTCGGATTCGAGATCGACGGCATCGCCGAAGTCCGGACGGTCCAACCGGTCGATGCCCAGTGCGGCGGGATCGCCGACGTGGATCGGTGCGCCGTGCATCGCGGGGAATCGCGCGCTCACTGCCGTGACCTCCGCTATCCGGTCCGCAGGGAACGGTCGCATCGACACCACCACCTGTCCGTCGAAGGATGCGACGGGCACACACCGGCGATCGGTGAGGTACATCGGCACGGTGACCCGCTGACGCTGGTGGGCGATCTCGAGGCCGGCTTCGGCCAGCGCCCACTCGAAGGTGAAGGAGCACCCGAGCAGGAACGCCACCATATCCGGTCTCCAGTATTCGGTGATGTCGGTGGGCTCGTCGATCAGCCGGCCGTGCCGCAGCACCCGGTAGCGCGGTAGGTCGGTGCGCAGATCTGCCCCCGGCGCCGCGTATGTGGGCTCCGGCGAGCCCGGCTCGGTGATGTCGACCAGCGGACAGGACTGCCGGTTCACCACGCAGAACCGCAGGAAATCGGCAGCGTTGTCCCGCGGCAGCACCACGAGGTTGGTTTGCGCGTACCCCGCCGCCAGACCGCTGGTGGGGCCGGTGAACTCGCCGCGGCGGATCACCGACCGGGCGCCGGCGGGAAGCCCCACGATCGGGTCAGCGCCCGAAGCCGGCGTCGCGCAGCGCCTGGGCCATGGAGCCCGCTGGCTGCTGCGACTCCCGACGGCCGGAGTTGTTGCTGCGGTTGGGGTTTCGCGGCGCTTTGCGATTCTGGCCGCCACCGCCACCGCCACCGCCACCGCCGGGGCCCTCGCGCCGGGGTGCGGCGTCGCCGTCCGAGCGTCTGCCCTTGCGGGCCGGCTCGTCACCGAGGCGCAGACTCAACCCGATCCGCTGGCGTTCGACATCGACCTCCAGCACCTTGACCCGGACCACCTGGCCGGACTTCACCACGTCGTGGGGGTCGGAGACGAACCGGTCGGCCATCGCCGAGACATGCACCAGCCCGTCCTGGTGCACGCCGACGTCGACAAAGGCGCCGAAGGCGGCGACATTGGTGACCACCCCTTCGAGCACCATGCCCACCTTCAGATCGGCCACCTTCTCGACGCCGGCGGCGAAGGTGGCGGTGGTGAACGCCGGGCGGGGGTCACGGCCCGGCTTCTCCAGCTCGGCCAGGATGTCGGTGACGGTGGGCAGGCCGAAGCGGTCGTCGACGAACTCGGTGGGCTGCAGGGTCCGCAGGGCGCGCTCGTTGCCGATCAGCTCGGCGAGGGTGACACCGGAGCGGTCCAGGATCCGCCGCACCACGGGGTAGGACTCGGGGTGCACACCGGAGGCGTCCAGCGGGTCGTCCCCGCCGCGGATCCGCAGGAAGCCGGCACATTGTTCAAAGGCCTTGGGGCCCAGGCGAGGAACGTCGAGCAGAGCCTTGCGGCTGCGGAACGCGCCGGCGCTGTCCCGGTGGCCCACGATGGCCTCGGCCAGGGTTTCCGAGATCCCGGAGACCCGCGACAGCAGCGGCACCGAGGCGGTGTTGAGATCCACGCCCACCGCGTTCACCGCGTCCTCGACCACCGCGTCGAGGCTGCGGGCCAGGGTCCCCGGGGTGACGTCGTGCTGGTACTGCCCCACCCCGATCGATTTGGGCTCGATCTTGACCAGCTCAGCCAAGGGATCCTGCAGCCGCCGGGCGATGGAGACTGCGCCCCGGATGGTGACGTCCAGATTGGGCAGCTCACGCGCGGCGTAGGCTGACGCCGAGTAGACCGAGGCTCCGGCTTCGCTGACCATGGCCTTGGCCGGCGCCTGCGCGCCCGCGGCGCGGATCTCGGCGATCAGCTCGGTGGCCAGGGCGTCGGTCTCGCGGGAGGCGGTGCCGTTGCCGATCGCGATCAGCTGCACCCCGTGACGCGCGACCAGTGCCGCGAGCGTGGCCTTGGCCTGGTCCCACTGCTTCTGCGGCGGGTGCGGATAGATGGCGCAGCTGTCGACGACCTTGCCGGTGGCGTCCACGACAGCCACCTTGACCCCAGTACGGAACCCCGGGTCCAGCCCGAGGGTGGTGCGGTTTCCGGCGGGTGCTGCCAGCAGCAGGTCCTTGAGATTCTTGGCGAACACCGCCACCGCGTCCAGCTCCGCGCGCTGACGCAGCTTCAGGCGCGCATCAACCGAAGCGCCGACCACGAGTTTGGTCCGCCACGCCCATCCGACCGTGGCAGCCAGCCACGGGGTGGCCGCGGCGCCCGCGCCCAGGTCGATACCCAGGCTCCGGGCGATCAGGTGGTGGTAGCCCTCCTCGTCGCCGCCGTCGAACCGCAGCGACAGGGCCTCCTCCTTCTCCCCGCGCATCACAGCCAGCACGCGGTGCGAGGGCATGGACTCCAGCGCTTCGGAGTACTCGAAATAGTCGCGGAACTTCTGTGCTGCAGGGTTTTTGGCGGCTTCCTCGGACCACGGCACGGTGCGCAGGGTGCCGTTGGTCCAGAACTTCTCCCGGATGGCGCCCACCAGCTCGGCGTCTTCAGCGGCCCGTTCCACCAGGATGTGCCGGGCCCCGTCCAGCGCCTTGGCGCCGTCCTCCACCTCCGCGGTGACGAACTCCGCCGCGACATCCTCGGGGACCAGCGTCGGGTCGGCGAGCAGGCGGTCTGCCAATGGCTCCAGACCGGCCTCCCGGGCGATCTGCGCCTTGGTGCGCCGCTTCGGCTTGTAGGGCAGGTAGATGTCCTCGACCCGGGCCTTGGTGTCGGCGGTCAGCAGGGCGGCGCGCAACTCGTCGGTGAGTTTGCCCTGCTCATCGATCGACGACAGCACCGCTGACCGGCGATCATCGAGCTCGCGCAGGTAGCGCAGCCGCTCCTCCAGGGTGCGCAGCTGGCCATCGTCCAGACTGCCCGTGGCCTCCTTGCGGTAGCGGGCGATGAACGGCACCGTCGAACCCTCGTCGAGCAACTGCACAGCGGCAGTCACCTGGCCCACACCCACAGCCAGTTCCTCAGCAAGACGGGCGTTCACGGTCTTCAGGGGAGCGCTTGTCGTCACGCCGAGACCCTACCCAACCGCGCTGACATCATCGCGCTGCCTGCCCTCCCGGGTTGGCACCACCAGCCGTCGGTGACCGAGTCAACCGGTGAATGACGCCAGCAGCTCAGGCAGCGGTATGGTCGCCATGCCGATGGCGGCGTCGCCGATGCCGTAAGGCACCACCAGGGTGTCAGCGTGGAGCATGGCTCCGCACGAATACACCACGTTGGGCACATAACCGTTCTGCTCGTCGACGGCCGGTTCGATCAGCGGATCCCTCAACCGCCCCACGATCTGCGCCGGATCGTCGAGATCGAGCAAGAGCGCGCCCATCCGGTAGGTTCGCATGGGGCCCACACCGTGGGTGAGCACCAGCCATCCGGCCTCCGTCTCGATCGGCGACCCGCAGTTGCCCAGATGCATCACTTCCCACTCCTCGCGTGAGCGCTGGCACCCTGAGGTCTGCGTCCAGACATTGGGGTGGTCGGAGAAGGCGATGGCGTTGGATTCGCGGTCTGCTCGTGACAGTGCCGCGTAGCGGCCACCGATCCGGCGGGGGAACAGCGCCAGTCCCTTGTTCGACGCGGCCCGGCCGACCATCGGAGTCGTGGTGAATCGATGGAAATCATCGGTCTGCAGGAGCTGCTGGCTGATGTGGGATCCACTGTATGCGGTGTAGGTGGCGTAGTAGGTCGACGACCCGTTGTCGTCGACGAAGCGGGCAAACCGGGCGTCCTCCATGCCCTGGGATTCAACGGACATCGCCGGCCACAGCACTCGCTCGGGGAGCGGGATCTGGCTGTCGAAGCCGACCGCGTAAAAACGGTCGGCGAACTGCGCCATGATGTCGACGACCTGCCGAGCGCGACCGCGGGTACTCCGATGGGCCAGAAGCCGGGCCAGCTGAGCATCCAGCTCGGCGCGGGTGAAGTGGCCCCCGAGGCCGTCGAGGACGAAGTCGGCCGCCTCACCGGCGTCGGTGGTGCTCAGTTCGGCGCGGAACACCGCGGCCTCCAGGGTGGTCGCCCTCGTGTCACCCACAGTGGCCAGCCCGGCGGCCGGGTCGATGTGCGGGTTACCGGTCTCGTCGATGATCCCGGTGCGGAACCCGATCGACGAGCGGTGCCCCTCGCCGATCCCTCGGACACTCATCACGAACCGCACACTGCCGTGGGCCACCCCCCTCTGATCGGGGTGCGCCACCATGCTGGGATTGCACACGGCAGCACCTTCGATGGCATATTCG from Mycolicibacterium tokaiense includes the following:
- a CDS encoding aldo/keto reductase → MSTVPAITLNNGNTIPQLGFGVFQVPPEDTASTVKTALEIGYRHIDTAEMYGNEKGVGEGIRAAGLDRGDVFITSKLNNGFHKPDDARRAFDDTLAALGYDYVDLFLIHWPLPTLYDGDFVSTWNVLEEFARDGRARSIGVSNFQPAHLDKLAAGSSTVPAVNQIEVHPYLTNDEVRAYGQQHNIVTEAWSPIAQGKVLDDSAITGIAEATGKTPAQVVLRWHVQRGDVVFPKSVTPKRMQENFAIFDFELDGDQMAAISALDKGEAGRTGPNPDTFDYIPS
- a CDS encoding dienelactone hydrolase family protein → MADITYPTPRGPLPAYEAQPAGSGPWPGVVVIQDAFGVTDDIRRSCDRLAAAGHLTLAPALYRRGNRVGCVVRTLRALASGSGAAIDDLVAAREALASDPRCSGKVGVIGFCMGGGFSLQLAPRGVFDVAAPNYGPLPKDTAVLADSCPIVASYGARDWTMKNVAATLERVLTEAGVDHDVKEYPHVGHSFMNDWGAPAVLQLVTRAAGFSYSEPEAEDAWTRILGFFDQHLRS
- a CDS encoding ATP-binding protein; translated protein: MRKTNDSAVPEPDVFDRSDVVADAVSVVTVREELERWLKRGFELDALRLNDLVLAVNEALANVAEFAYRHASQPGTVDIRAEHDRSTSILTITVTDRGSWRDDSEREPRRTRGRGIPLMEALSDEVGIDAGSQGTTVCMRFGNIAPLAARNDDEVATA
- a CDS encoding STAS domain-containing protein, which translates into the protein MSEQPKLVSESTSPVTCVIGEEWVGRVAVLSVSGVVDMLTAPQLEEAITTSLGKTPAALVVDLTDVEFLASAGMGVLVGAHDQLPEGVKFGVVADGPVTSRPLKLVGIADIVDLFQTRDEALAKLDA
- a CDS encoding TetR/AcrR family transcriptional regulator; this encodes MAPRQQELASPTADADPTTSDRILAATAEVLARNGMTKLSLSEVALQAGVSRPTLYRWFASKEALLDAFGLWERQLFERGIAAATTGLRGSERLDAALRFIVEYQQSYSGVRMIDIEPGHVIKRMSHVIPIMRERLELLLPASRAAVAAATATRVAICHYMVRSDDDAEFLAQLRHAVGLKPSNEG
- a CDS encoding helix-turn-helix domain-containing protein → MVRVPLSPEQISAGQRLGALIRSARSGRAPEVIARAAGISPETLRKIEVGRLPSPSFGTVVGLCDAVGLPLDHAVRVWRGTESPQDGDQQIAI
- the map gene encoding type I methionyl aminopeptidase; protein product: MIELKTATEIDKMAVTGAFVAQTLETLGQRAQPGVNLLDLEHHARTLVADRGAVSCYWDYAPSFGSGPFHNVICLSVNDAVLHGLPWDYTLRDGDVLTLDFAVSIDGWVADAAITVAVGNASPVDIALIESTRRALAAGIAAAVPGGHLGDISAAIGAVAAAEGYAVNTDFGGHGLGRTMHEDPHIPNVGKRGRGMRLKPGMTLALEPWWARGSNELSVDPDGWTLRSADGSMTAHTEHTIAITEDGPRILTLAP
- a CDS encoding FHA domain-containing protein gives rise to the protein MTHPQPPGLAVHCGEQTRIISPSQGEVTIGRGPASAIRLDHSWLSRSHVRLRADDDRWIAADCSSNGMFVDGEKRQSVVVTAGLTMHLGRPDGPAVRFSFVDIVADESESDEDADPDIARAGAAVAARRRELDLTQRGLARDRIINAGALISFEKGRSWPHESTRTRLEQVLQWPAGAIAGIREGDPSPPVGSGPDDTTAGLPTTVAPALLAQTIQLALGGVDVAISDLPDPGCPDFRARAAGVLADLRNLQRVAVDAARNSPGSPALALALGGVRRRYHDVMARAAAAPDASVGVRLHVARTQANLTVEDAALAAAVPVSAIEALEEEQPVPAHVRDAAEALIGHLDAAGK
- a CDS encoding peptidoglycan endopeptidase codes for the protein MFVLATLLTFVNQVSGTPYVVGGDSAAGTDCSGLASWVSNVATGRPAYGDRFNTGNQEQELLARGFRYGTAPDALVIGWNGGHTAVTLPDGTPVSSGEGGGVRIGGGGAYQPQFTNHMYLPMPADPAPPAVDVGPPPPPPPPPAPVPPAPPMPV
- a CDS encoding GNAT family N-acetyltransferase, which produces MNRTEVVLRPCAGSAEWPVLAHIWRGAVTATHDFLTAADIDFYESRLLAQYFAVVELTVATVDGTAVGFSGIAGGKLEMLFVDQQRRGTGVGAVLLQQAIAAHPGLLVDVNEQNPQALAFYRRFGFVTVDRHDTDADGRPFPILNLALPGS
- a CDS encoding DUF4267 domain-containing protein — encoded protein: MTIDRAAVTVGAIRLASGVSFLVDPLRANRVWGEPEDPGPSARLLLRSMGYRDALVGGLLLAAAVRGRDTRGWFLASGGADAADLLGGMSVHHDLKRGQQIIGLGGAVVGIGVGLWGALRRPPSDAKPADRSTSRCSGAE
- a CDS encoding putative hydro-lyase encodes the protein MVGLPAGARSVIRRGEFTGPTSGLAAGYAQTNLVVLPRDNAADFLRFCVVNRQSCPLVDITEPGSPEPTYAAPGADLRTDLPRYRVLRHGRLIDEPTDITEYWRPDMVAFLLGCSFTFEWALAEAGLEIAHQRQRVTVPMYLTDRRCVPVASFDGQVVVSMRPFPADRIAEVTAVSARFPAMHGAPIHVGDPAALGIDRLDRPDFGDAVDLESDSVPVFWACGVTPQAVVAQARPELAIFHQPGHMFITDLPHRAFDLQAAPDVVH
- a CDS encoding Tex family protein, whose product is MKTVNARLAEELAVGVGQVTAAVQLLDEGSTVPFIARYRKEATGSLDDGQLRTLEERLRYLRELDDRRSAVLSSIDEQGKLTDELRAALLTADTKARVEDIYLPYKPKRRTKAQIAREAGLEPLADRLLADPTLVPEDVAAEFVTAEVEDGAKALDGARHILVERAAEDAELVGAIREKFWTNGTLRTVPWSEEAAKNPAAQKFRDYFEYSEALESMPSHRVLAVMRGEKEEALSLRFDGGDEEGYHHLIARSLGIDLGAGAAATPWLAATVGWAWRTKLVVGASVDARLKLRQRAELDAVAVFAKNLKDLLLAAPAGNRTTLGLDPGFRTGVKVAVVDATGKVVDSCAIYPHPPQKQWDQAKATLAALVARHGVQLIAIGNGTASRETDALATELIAEIRAAGAQAPAKAMVSEAGASVYSASAYAARELPNLDVTIRGAVSIARRLQDPLAELVKIEPKSIGVGQYQHDVTPGTLARSLDAVVEDAVNAVGVDLNTASVPLLSRVSGISETLAEAIVGHRDSAGAFRSRKALLDVPRLGPKAFEQCAGFLRIRGGDDPLDASGVHPESYPVVRRILDRSGVTLAELIGNERALRTLQPTEFVDDRFGLPTVTDILAELEKPGRDPRPAFTTATFAAGVEKVADLKVGMVLEGVVTNVAAFGAFVDVGVHQDGLVHVSAMADRFVSDPHDVVKSGQVVRVKVLEVDVERQRIGLSLRLGDEPARKGRRSDGDAAPRREGPGGGGGGGGGGQNRKAPRNPNRSNNSGRRESQQPAGSMAQALRDAGFGR